Genomic segment of Deltaproteobacteria bacterium:
TATTGGCGCCGCTCTTGGCACCCGGTCTATGGCACCGACCGACTTAAACCGGGTCGTGCGGTGCCGATTCGATTTTTCAGCGAAGATTTTACGCTCTATCGCGGCGAGTCCGGCATACCGCATGTCGTCGATTTTCGCTGTGCGCATCGCGGCACGCAGCTCTCGGTTGGCTGGGTCGAGGGCGAGGATATTCGCTGTTTCTATCACGGTTGGAAGTACGACTGCTCGGGTCAAGGTGCGCACCAATCTCTACATCATGCCGAACATTCCCTATATCAAGGGCTCGCCGGAGGACGACCGCGAAGACTGGCGCGACGCGTTCGCCTGGCGCGTGCCGAAATCTGGGCACGCGAACTGCGAGCGCTGGCCGAGGGACAGCCGCTCAAAGGGTGGAGGCTTGCCGACTACACGCGCGCCCAGGTGGGGGTGTGAAAGATCTATTCGTTATTGCGCAATGTGTCATCCTGAGCGGAGCGAAGGACTTGCTTCTTCCCGGGTGCACCAGGAAAAAAGCACATTCTTCGTCGCACGGCTCCTCAGAATGACAACAGGGGCGGCTAGCTTGCCGCCGACGCTCTCCGTCCCGCTGACAAAGTAAAATCGTTTCTGCGAATGTAGACGCTCGCCGGCCCAGGTTTTTTGGCGATGTCTTCGACTAGTTTTACCAACGGCTTGCGGGCGTCGAGATATTCTTTTCTCGGCGGTGCGTTTTTCAACGCGTCGACAAACTCGGGCCCGGCGTAGTAGCGCATGATCAGCTCTTCGTCGGAGACGCTCGGACCGCCGTATTGGGCGCGCACTTCTTCCAAGGGCGTGTTGGGCACTTCAAAATTTTCCATTTCTTTGGCGCGCTTGCGGTTCAAAATTTTTGCTTTGATGTCTTTGTCCATGTATTGGGCGCCTTCTTTGCCCCACAGGCCCATGGCGAACTGGATGACTTGGTCGGTGACTTCTTTGTAGCGCTCGCCGGTCATGATGTTGATCGCCGCCTGGCTGCCGACGAATTGGGCGAAGGGCGTGACCATAATCGGATAGCCCAACTCGGCGCGGACTTGGACGATCTCTTCGAGCACGTCCGGCATCTTGTCTTCTTTGCCGAGCATTTTTAACTGATGGCGCAGGTTGGAAATCATGCCGCCCGGCACCTGGTGGCGGTACCAGCCTTGATCGAACTCGCGCGGCGCGCCGATCGGCAATCCGGCCTCGGCGGCGCAGCGGCGAAAGTGCGCTTCCACCGGCGGCAAGACTTTTTCGTTGACGGCGACCTTGTAACCGAGCGCGCGCAGGTTGTTCACCACGTTGAAGACTGACGGTTGCGCCGAGCCGTTGGCCAGCGGCGGAATCGACGTGTGGACGATGCGAATGCCGGCTTTGACGACTTCGAGGACGTTGAACGGCGCCAGGCCATTGTTGCAATGGCAATGAAACTCCACCGGCACGGCGCCGATGTTGTCGAGAATAAGCTTGGCCAAGAACGATGCGCGGTCGGGCGTGAGCATGCCGGCGACGTCTTTGAAGCAGAGACGATAGGGTTTCATCGCCGCCGCCTCGCGCACTTTGTGCGCCCAATGCTCGTCGGTATGGCGCGGCGAGATGGTGTAGATCAGATTGACCACGGACGTCATACCCATCTGCTTTAGTTCTTCGACCTCGGGTTTCAACTCACTGTAATCGTTCCACGGATCGGAGAGGCGGGTCTGGTTGATGCCGTAGCCGATGACGAGTTTTAGCAGCAGCCGTGGAATGCACAACGGGCTCAAAATAAAGCCGCCGGTGAGACCGCCGTGGTAGCGCAGCTGGGTATTTTTGATTTCTTTTTGTCCGTAGCGCACCCAATCCCACGGGTTGTCGAGCTGCTCGCGGATGACTTTCTTGAAACGGCCGGAGACGAAAAACTCCATCGCCTCAAAGCCCGCTTGGTCCATGTGCTGCAACACCGGGTGCATCATGCCAGTGGTCATGTTGTGCGCCCACAGGCTGGTGTTGCCGTCGCGCAGGGTGGTGTCGACGATGCGGATTTCTTCCATGAATCGACCCTGAAATCAGAACTTAAAATGGCCTTCTTTGAGCAGTTGATCGATGATGCTGGTGTCAATAAACGCCGCCGGATCGGCCTTGAGGGCGGCTGGCGTCGTGCGGCTGATCGCTTGCAGCGTATTTTTCATGGCCTCGAGTTTCGGTCGCGGATTTTTGTCAGCCCATTTGGCATAGGCGGTGTAGGAGTATTCCGTGTCTTCTTTGCTGGTGCCGAGAAAGTCGACGAGATAGGAGAGGGTTTTCTCCTTTTGCGTGAAATAAAACTTCATCGCGTCAGCCAGAGCTCGCTCCACGCGCACGACCGCTTCACGATTGCCGGCGAGAAAAGATTTCTGCACCCATTCACCGTTTTGCTGCCACTGAATGCCTAGGTCCGGCAGGGCGTAAAGCTTTCGGATGCCCTTGGCTTCGCCAATTTTATCGAAGGGCGGCGGCAGCACCGAAAATTGCACGTCGCCTTTTTCCAACTGACTGATGACGTTGTGCCAATCGGGCCGTCCCATTTGCACAAACTTCACGTCTTTCTCGGGATCGATGCCGAGCTTCGACAAACCGAAGCGCATGGCGACATCGGGCGCGGCGCCGAACGGTCCGCCCACTTGGCCGGTTTTGCCTTTCAAGTCCGCAACTTTGGTGAATTCCTTGCGCGCGACGAGATAGTAGGGAAAGACATTGATCCACGACGCGATGTTGATAAAGGCTGGCGCACCTTCTAACGTTGCGGTGGTGAATGCCGCGCCTGCGCCCATCGTCAGCTGCATGCTGCCGCCGAGTATCGCTTGCACGGCGGCCGTGGTTTGGGTCTCGATGATTTTGACCTCTAGCCCATGTTTGGCGAAGAGATTTTCCTTTTGCGCGATCAGCAGTGGACCTGTGCCGGGATTAATGCCAGTCTGGCCAATTGTTAGTTTAATCGGCTGGGCGCTCGCTGGTTCTATGAATGCGAAGGGAAATACACAAAGCGCCGCTAAAATGAGAGTAAACATAAGCTTGCCTCCTAGTCGGGTCGCTATATTTTCGCCGGATCATAGGGCGGGTCGATTGAGCCTGTCAAGTTAAAGTTCAGCCGATATTTCGCGTCTTAGATCAGGTGGGAATGATTCTCTTTTTTGCATATTCCTTGCTCGCAGTTCTATTCGCGGGTTGCGGGGCCATCGTAAATCAGCCGGCGCTTGAGGTCGTCGAATCGCCGAGCGTTGCCGGCGCGGGTGCGTTGGCGCGATTCTCAGTGACCGTGCACGTGATCCTGCAGGAGCATGAGAACCCCAATCCTGAGGGGCGTGCCAAGCAGGACCTCAACAAAGTGGCTGTCTGCCAAGCCAACGTTGTCGAGTTGGCGAGTCGGATAGCCGCTTCCGGCGTCAAAGCCGTCGTCGTCGAAGGGGTTTACGGCGCGGGAAGTTTGGCCAACCCGGAAGCGATCACCGTTGATGAAATCGCCGACACGGAACGGAGCAAAGCAAAATGGCTGCTAGCCCAACGCAGCGACCTAACGGTCTATGGTTTCGAGCTCAAACCGCTCAATGAGTTTGGTATCGCCGTGATCGGCGAGATGGGCAAGTCGGTGGCGCAGGCCAATGAGATCGCAAAACAGGTGGGTTCTGCGCTGGGGCCGGATGACCACGAGCGTTACGACCGATTTATTCAAGAAGAGTTTACCAGGCTCAATCTCTGGTATGCCGGCGTGATTCCGGAGCGCAGTTTTTTGGCGCTGCAAACCGCGCTCGCTGTCGCGCTCGCCCGCAGCGAAAATGCCGTGCAGCTCGTTATCGGCAAGCAGCACTGGGGTGACTTGGCCTACGCGGCCAATCGGCACCCCGACGTCCGCATACGCCTGGTGCCCTATAGCTGCTACTAAAATCGCTATTTGTTTTTCGGCTCGTGCTTGATGATCGGCCGCTGTTTGCCTCCGTTCAGTGCTCGTAAGAATATGTCTCGGCGCAGTCTAGCTTCACCAGGTTGCAAAAGAAATCGCGCACCGCCGGTTCGTACATGAAGCGGGTGTAATCATAGTAGGGCCCGTAGCTCGCCCAAATCTCTTTGTCTGGCTCGATATCTTTGATGGCGACGAAAATAAAATATGGGTAGTCGCAGAGCTGGCGGATGGCGGCGTTCTGAAAGCCGGTGTCGCGGCCGTTGACCTTGCTCGGTGCGAAATTGATGCGCCTGACGTTGCCACCGAACTCTTTGCTGTCGAGGTATCTGTAAGGCGCGGTTTCTTCCCAAGCGCATTCGGGAATCGACGCGATGTAATGATTGCCCGCCGGGTAATCTTCCGCCGTGCGCAGCCGCCCGCCCAGATGGCCGATGACTTCGCCTTCTTTGATCTTGACCTTGGCAAACAGGCCGTTGCCGGCACCAGGAATGAGCGACGGTTTGACTTCGGTGCGCTTGTCTAGATCCGTGTCGATCTTGAGAATGGGCACGAGTTTCACCGGTTCGTCGTTGGCGCGCGATATATAAAAACTAGAGAACAATAAAGCGGTTATCGCTAGACCGTAGATCGTGAAATGTTTCATCGAGATTCGATTTGGCGCTCGCAGTTGGCGATCAGTTATTTTCACCCGGAACCATGAGCGCGCGTGCTTGTCAATCCATTGTGTCGATCACACCAACTTGAAGAGCTTTTTAGTATTGAGCGCGAGAATGTTGGCCTTGTCCTGCTCGCTGATTTTCGCTTCGTTGATATCCGCCAGCGTGTGGCAGTGTTCATAGCTGGCAGGGTGGGAATAAAAAAGACTGCCAAAAAGCAGCCGGTGCGAACCGACCGCTTCGACGAAGTTCTTGATATAGCCGGCGCCTTTACAATGGGCGGTGTCGAATAGAATGTTCTTGGTGCGCTTGGCAATGTCGAGCGCCAGTTGGCTGTTGGTGTTGGTCGTGAGCGCGTCGAGTGAAACAAAGGTCAGCTCGGGAAATTCGACCGCCAATCGCTCCAGCCGCCAAACCGCTTCGAGATTGGACTCGGCATTGGTATGAATCAGCGGCACCAGGCCCAACTCGCTGACTTTTTTGAGCAGCGGCCGCATCAAGGCATGATCGACGGCGAGTCCTTGGAAACGGTGATGCCAAACGACGCCCTGGAGCTTGAGCGCGTGTTTGATCCGTTCCAGCTCGCCGAGCGAGCGTGCGCCATGCAGCGGCTCGACGATGCCGCAGGCGACGGGAAAACGCTTGGGATCGCGTTCTTGATAGGCGGCCACGACGTCGTTCGAGCGCATGGTGTCTTTGATGCCGTCGGCCTGTATGTAGCCGGTGGCGGCCAAAATCGCCGACTGAGTGACGCCGTTGGCGTCCATGATGCGCACACGGCTGGCGTAATCTTTCTCTTGCCAGCCTTCGTTTCCTGGGCCCTCTTGCAAGCTGCCGCCGCTGAGCGAACCCAAATGGTGGTGAATGTCGAAGACTTCCATCGTACTCTCCGTTTAAATGCTAGCGTGAAATAGAAGAATTCATTAGACCCGATGGGCGCCCAAACGCAAGGGAATCCGGTTGACAGCCGCGCGCGGTTCGGCGCAAATAGGGAGCACAAAAGGAGGTTCCCATGGGACAGCTAAAAATCGAAGGCGTGACGCACTGGTCGATTCCGGTCAACAATCTCGAAGAGTCGGAAAAATTCTACGGCGACCTGCTCGGCTTGAAGCACCTCGGCCGGCTCGGTGACTCCGGCATGTCGTGCTTCAATGTGGGCGATCATAATATTCTCCTGTGCACGCGCGCTCCGAAGGTCGACCGGAATTTTGTCGAGGAGCGCAACGTGCATCATTCGTTCACCGTGGGACCGGAAACATTGGAAACGGCCTGCAAGGTTTTCAAAGCACAGAAAGTAAAGATCGAAGAACTTTATTATCGCAAGGGCGGCTACTTCCCGGGCCGCGAGCTCTACTTCTTTGACCCAAGCGGCAATCGGCTCGAGCTGCGCGACCCGACTTGGAAAGCCGGCATGCCTGAGCCGTCGTTCGAGGAAGTTGCCGGTAAGTAGCCGGGTAAGTTTGGAATTCTTCACTGGCGCGCCGTCAGTCTCACGCACTCGTTGATGCGAGACTGTGTCGCAATTCATAGATGAGCCGAAGGCGAAGAATCTGCTTCGTACAACTGTACAGAAAAGCAGATCCTTCGCTTCCGCTCAGGATGACAAAACGGCTGGTTTCTCGGTTGCGACAGAGTCCCGGCGCTGGTGAGACTGACGCACACTCAGCCCGCGGTTTGCAAGACTCGCCGATATTCGTTATCCCAAACAAGTTGTGCGCAATCGGAGAACCTTTGGCTGGCCCATCGACTAACGCAGACAACTCAAGAGCCGCTTCGAGCCGTTCCCCTGAGCCCGATAAAAAAGTCGCTTTTGCCGCGCTGCAGCACCGCGACTATCGCTGGTTTCTTGGCGCCACCATGCTCGCCATGATGGCGGACAACATCGAGCATGTGATCAGCTATTGGGTGTTGTTTCAGAAGTTTCAGTCGCCGGTGCTGGCCGGTTTTGCCGTCATCAGCCATTGGACGCCGTTTCTCTTACTCTCGGTTTATTTCGGTGCGCTGGCCGACCGCTACGATTGCCGCAAGCTGATTCAGATCGCCCAGGTCATGTACATGGTCGTGTCGGCCACCTGGGCGATATTGTTTTTAACCGACACGATTCAAGTTTGGCACGCTTGTGTGCTTTTGGTGATCCACGGCATCGCCGGGGTGTTTTGGACGCCGGCGGAGATTCTTCTGATCCACGATATTGTCGGGCCGAAAGATTTGCCGAGCGCGGTGCGGCTCAATGCCACGGCGCGCCAGCTCGGGATTCTTTTCGGCCCGGCGGTGGGCGGTGGCTTGATGTTGTGGTTCGGTGCGCCGACGGGGCTGTTCGTCAACGTGCTTATCTATGTGCCGTTTACGATTTGGCTGATGCTGGTGCCCTACACCGGCCACCTGCGTGATGGCGCGCCGGCGCGGCGCGGCATGCGCTGGCGCGAAGCGTTCATGATCATGCGCGACGTGATGGAGCATCGTTCGATCGCCACGATGATCTTTCTCGGCGGCGCCGCGTCGCTGTTCGTCGGCAACGCCTTTCAAGCGGCGATGCCGGAGTTCGCTCACGATCTCGGCACCGAGAAAGCTGACTTCGCTTACAGCGCTTTGTTAGCAGCCAATGCCGCCGGTTCGGTCTTTGGCGGTTTCGTGCTCGACGGCAAACAGTGGATTCCGCCGACGGTGAAGGCGGCGATCGCCTGCGCGATTCTCTGGTGCGTGGTCATGACCGGCTTTGCCTTTTCGACGAGCTATCCGCTGTCGCTGATTCTATTATTCGGCGCCGGCGCGCTGAACTTGGCGTTCTATTCGATTGCCCAAACCATCGTGCAATTGGAATCGCCAGTGGCGCTGCGCGGCCGTTTGATCGGGTTGTTTTCCATGTCGGCCTTCGGTCTGCGCGCCTTCAGCGGCGTAACCGTCGGCGTTATCGGCGGCCTGATCGGCATTCACTGGTCGCTGGCGCTGAGCTCACTGATTCTCCTCGCAGTCACCATCGCGTTGTTCGCTTTCGCGCACCAGAGCCGCGCGGTCACCGAAGCGAGTTAACAGAATCTTTCTCCTTCTTTGGTCTGGTTGCGAGCCTGGCGGTTATCCGTTACTTTCCAAAGCTAATCTTCTATTCTAATCGGAGCATTCCTTGGCATCTGCGAGTGACCATCAGCCGAATGTCGCGCCACCGTCGGCAGAGAAAAAGTTAGCTTTCGCCGCGCTGCGCCACAAAGATTTTCGCAGCTACTTCTGGACCACCGCGCTGGCCATGATGGCTGACAACATCGAGCATGTGATCAGCTACTGGCTGTTGTATCAAAAGTTTCACTCGCCGACGCTGGCCGGCTTTGCGGTGTTGAGCCATTGGACACCATTTTTGCTTTTCGCGGTTTACTTTGGCGCCATGGCGGACCGCTATGATTGCCGCAAAGTCATTCAAGTGGCGCAGATCATGTACATGGGCGTGTCGGCGTTGTGGGCGTTTTTGTTTTGGACCGACACGATTCAAGTCTGGCACGCCTGCGTGTTGCTGGTGATTCACGGCATGGCGGGGGTGCTCTGGGGACCCGGCAGTCAGTTGTTAATTCACGATATCGTTGGCCGGGAGCAGTTGCAGAGCGCAATTCGTCTAAATTCCACGAGCCGCCAGTTGGGAATTCTTTTCGGCCCTGCGGTGGGCGGCGGCATGATGCTCTTGTTCAGTCCATCGGTGGGACTGGTGGTCAACACATTGATCTACTTGCCGCTGACGCTGTGGCTGCTGCGCGTGCCCTACACCGGCCACAGCCGCGAGGGCGCGGCGCCGGCGCGGCGCGCCATGAGTTGGACCGACGCTTTCAAAGTCATCCGGGAAATTTCCGATAACCGCCCCGTGACTACAATGGTCATACTGGGCGGCTGCGTGTCGTTTTTCGTCGGCACGGCGTTCCAAGCAACCATGCCGGAGTTTGCCCACGACCTGGGTACTGAGAAAGCCGACTTCGCCTACAGCGCACTGCTCGGTGCCAACGCCGCCGGCGCGGTGGTCGGCGGCTTTCTCCTGGAGGGGCGCTCCTGGCTGCCGCCCAGCGTGAAGACCGCGATCATCAGCGCGATCCTCTGGTGCGTCACCATCGCGGCGTTTGCGCTGTCTTACAATTATTACCTCTCGCTCGGCCTGTTGTTTCTCGCCGGTGTATTGAACCTGGCGTTTTCGTCGATGGCGCAGACCATCGTGCAGCTCATGTCGCCGCCGCAGCTGCGTGGCCGGCTGATCGGTTTGTACTCGATGACCAGCATGGGCTTTAAAGCTTTTAGCGGCGTCACGGTGGGCGTGGTCGGCGGCTTGATCGGCGTGCACTGGTCGCTGGCCTTGAGCGCGATGGTTTTGCTGGCGATCACGGTGGCGCTCTTCGCTTTTTCGATTCCCGGACAACCGGCGGAGAAAGTGGTTCAAGGCTGAAGCCGCATGGCTGCAAAACCGCAACCAAAAACCCAGGAGCCCGCGGCGGCGCCGGCCAAGCCACGCGCCTTCGCCGCGCTGCATCACGCCGATTATCGGAAATATTTCTTTGTCCTGATGTTGGCGCAGATGGGCGACAACATCGAGCATGTGATCAGCTACTGGTTGCTCTATCAGAAATTTCACTCGCCGGTGCTGGCCGGTTTCGCGGTCATCAGCCACTGGACGCCATTTTTATTTTTCGCGGTTTACTTTGGCGCGCTGGCCGATCGCCACGACTGCCGACGCGTGATTCAGAGCGCGCAGGCGATCTACGCCGTGGTGTCGCTGCTTTGGGCGGTCTTTTTTCTCACCGACACGATTGAAGTCTGGCATGCCTGCGTGCTTTTGGTCGTGCACGGCATGGCCGGAGTTCTTGGCCAACCGGCCAGCCAGTTGATCATTCACGACATTGTCGGGCGCGAGCATTTGCAAAGCGCCGTGCGTTTGAACTCCACCGGACGCAATATCGCAATTCTTTTTGGCCCCGGCGTCGGTGGTACGACAATGCTCCTGTTCGGCGGTCCCGCGGGATTGTTCATCAACGCGCTGATGTACGTGCCGGCGATCATCTACATGATGATGATCCCCTACACTGGCCATGGCCGCGATGAAGCGGGGAGTGTGCGGCCGGGCCGAGCCGGCTTGGGCGGCGCCATCAAATTGCTGCGCGAAAGCGCGTCCAATCCGACTATCCTGTCAATGATCTTGCTGGGTGGCTCGACGTCGCTGTTGGTGGGCAACGCTTTCCAAGCGCAGATGCCGGATTTCGCCCACGACTTCGGTCATGACAAGCACGATTGGGCTTATAGTATTTTACTCGGCGCCAACGCTGCCGGCGCCGCAGTGGGTGGATTGCTCTTGGAAGGCACCGGTTGGCTCAAAGCCAACGCGCGCAACGCGGCGATCTGCTCGATTCTCTGGTGTGTCGCGATCATTGGCTTCGCAGTCTCAACAGTCCTGTCCTTTGCAATTGCGCTGTTGTTTTTCGCCGGCTTCCTCAATCTGGCATTTTTATCGATGGCGCAAACTTTGGTGCAATTACAGGCGCCGCCCAATCTGCGTGGCCGTTTAATCGGCTTGTTCAACACGTCGAACAACGGTCTGCGCGCCTTCAGCGGCGTCACCGTCGGTGTCGTCGGCGGCCTGATCGGCATTCACTGGTCGCTGGCACTCAGCTCGATGGTGTTGCTCGCCGTGACGATTGGGTTATTCGCGTTTGTGATTCCGGGGCGAGGGGCGGAGAAGAGTTAATGAATTCGGCTTCGGCTGTTTAACCGCAGTGCAAAAAACGTAAAGCCAAAATAAAAAGGGCGGGTTTGAACCCCGCCCGAAATTCGCCAGAGATAAATCGGTCTCTATTAGCTACGCCGCCCGTTCCGTTTTCGCTGCTTTGAATTGGTTTTTCTTCAAGGCTTCGTAGCTTGCCAGTAACTGCTTCTTTTCCGCTTCGCTGATGCCCAATTGTGGGCGGCGCACTTTGGCGGTTTTGATCAGGCCTTCGTGCTGCAGAACGACTTTGATACGGGCGACGGCTTCGACGATCGGTTCGCTGAAGACCAATTCCTTCACCGCTTCCAATTCTTTTTGAATGCGCGCGGCTTCTTCGTGCTGGCCGGCGCGGCCGGCGAAGTCCATGGCGCCCCAGCGCTCGGTGGCGACGTTGGCGACGCCGATAAGCGCGCCGTGGGCGCCGAGCTGGTAGCTCTCGGCGACGAACCGGTCGTTGCCGGTAAGGACGCGCATCTCGGCGCGGTCGTGTTCGAGGGCTTTGAGGGTGTCAGTGAAAAGTTTGATGTCGAAGGACGCTTCCTTGAAGGCGACGACGTTCTCGAGGCGGGCGATGCGGCAGATGGTCTCGGGGTCGTAGTAATAGCTCTTGACCGGTATTTGAAACAGCACCACCGGCAGTTTGGTCTCACTAGCGAGGTCTTCGAAGTAGCGAACTTTCAGGTTGTTGTCGACTTTTCCCCAGGAGAATAAGAGGGGCGGGAAGATCATCACGCCGTCGATAGCGAGGCTTTCCAAATCGCGCATGAGGCCGACGGTTTCGTCGGTGGATTGCGGCGCGATGGTGGCGATATGGGTTTTGCCGGCATCGCGGGCGATTTTGCCGCAGATTTCGTAGACCTGCCGCTTCTCCGCCAGGCTCAGCACCGGGCTTTCACCGATGCGCGCGCAGGAGACCAGACCGGCGACGCCGGGCAGCGCGGCGAAATATTTCGTCAGGCGTTCGAGGCTCGCCAAGTCCAACGAGCCGTCGTCGTGAAACGGCGTGACGTATGGAATATAAAGGCCGCTGAACCGATCGTGAATGGCTGCCATGTTGATCTCCTGGCTTGGAATTCTTGCTGCTCACGAGTAGAACAGACTTCGATGGCCCGTTCAAGTTCGAGGAGAGTCTCCATGGCCGCAGCAGTTTCTTGCCAAGAATTGTCGGCGCTGATGCCGTCGCCTGATCTCTATGCGGTTTTCGACGTGCGCGAGCGCGGCGAGTCCAACCAGGAACAAATCCCCGGCGCGACATCCTTACCGCGCAGCCAGATCGAATTCCGCATCGCCGAGCTGGTGCCGGACCGGAATATTCCAATTGTGCTTTACGACGAGGATGGCGAGCGCGCGCCGCGGGCGCGGTGCACTCTGGTGGAGCTTGGCCACAATTATGTCTCGCTGCTCGCGGGCGGTCTTCCGGCCTGGAAAGCGCAGGGGTATGGGACTGTCAGCGGCGTCAACGTGCCGAGCAAAGCCTTTGGCGAAAAAGTGCATCACGAACGGCAGGTGGCGGACATGACTCCCGAGCAACTGAAGGCGTTGCAGGATCGCGGCGAAGAGTTGGTGATTCTCGATGTGCGGACGCCCGAGGAATATGGCCGCTTTTGCATTCCCGGCGGCCAGAGTGTGCCTGGCGGCGAACTGATTCTTTGGGCTGACGAGTTGCGTCGCAGGCCGACAGTGATAGTCAACTGCGCCGGCCGCACCCGCAGCATCATCGCCGCTGCGGCACTGCGACGTTTAGGTTTAACGAATGTGCGCGCGCTGCGCAACGGCACCATGGGTTGGGTGTTGGCGGGGCTTGAATTGGAACAAAAGCCCGGCCGCGGCGGGCCGCAGGCGCCGGCAGAGAGTCGGGAGAGCGCCGTCGCGGCGGCGCAACGAATCGCTGAAGAAGAAAAACTATCTTTCCTAACCGTGGAGGAATGTCAGAAACTTGGAAACAACGAGCGCTACCTGATCGACGTGCGCTCGGAAAAAGAATTTGCCGAAGGCCATATCGATGGATCGATCAATGTTCCGGGCGGGCAGGCAGTGCAGCGCTCCGACGATTTCGTTGCCGTGCGCAACGCGAAGATTGTTTTCGTCAGCAGCGACGGCACTCGGGCGACCATGGCGGCCTATTGGTACCGCGAGATGGGTTTTCCGCAGGTTTTCATTCTGAGCGGAGGAAGCAAAGCCTGGCAAGCCAGCGGGGACAAGTTGCTCAGCGGGACGCCTGAATCTAAGCCGCTTGGTCTTGACGCTGTACTGCGGGAAACGAAAATGATCGATGCCGCCGATTTGGCTGAGCGAGCGAAGGGCGAAAGGCCTTTGATTCTCGATGTCGGCACAAGCCTCGATTATGAGTCAGGCCACCTACCGGGTGCGAAATGGATCTCGCGGGGTTGGCTCGACATCAAACTTCCTGGGTTATTTCCGGACAGGGCGAAGCCGATCATCGTTACCTGCAGCGATGGCCGCCAATCGGCTTTCGCGGCGCGAGCCCTGGTGGAAATAGGCTGGCAGAATGTTGCCGTGCTGCGCGGTGGCATTCGTGCATGGCAGGAGAGGGGACACGCGATCGAAACTGGGCTGACAGATGCACTGATTGAGCCCAACGATGTCGTGTTGTCGCCGTCGATCCGCGGCACCAAAGAGGATATGCAGAACTATCTAAATTGGGAGTTAAAGTTGAAACTATGATTAGGAGAACGGGCTAACCGGCGTGCTTGCGAATAAAGGCCGTCATTATCTCCATCGCTCGCATGGTTTCCGGCTTATCCGGAGAGGGCACCATCCGGTGCTCGGGTAGGCCGCTGAACATCTGTACGTCCATAGTGCCGCCGCGTCTGCGGTAGGAGGCAACAAACTTCTCTTCCATCTCCAAAGGATGATTCTTGTCGTTCTCTTTGAGTAATAGCAGAATCGGCGGCATCTCGATCTTTTCACCGCTATCACAGATGGTCTGTGGACTGCCTTCGCTCATCGCCTCTTCAGTGCGCCAGTAATCGTAGTGCGCCTTGATATGTTCTTGGTTGTTGATGCGCTTCGCGTAAAGAAACCGATAATGCGGACAGATGACTGGCCAGCCGGCGATCACGTACGCGAGGCTTGCATCCACTTGAGGAGACTTCGCCAGCGGCGATGACGCGTAGGCGGCGTGGCGCGGTCTCATCGCGCTCAGGACGACTTGATGGCCGCCGCTAGAATTCCCGAAGGCGCCGACTTTTGTCGAGATCTGGTATTCGGCTGCATGGGCTTTTAGCCAGCGCGTTGCGAGATTGATGTCACAGACGGATGCCGGATAGCCGGCTTCGGGTGGTTGGCGGAACTCTACCGCAGCGACGAGAATCCCTTGCGCCGCCAGGGCATGATCGATGCCGGCGTTGTTGGTGCGATCGCCATTGTGCCAGGCGCCGCCGTGCACGTCGATGATCGCTGGAAACGGCCCATCGCCTTTAGGCTGATAGATGCGCAGCGGCCAGGACTTGCCGCCGATGGATTGATACTCGACATCACGGACTTCGACTTCGTATTTGGCCGGGTGTGTCATAAGCCATACTCCGTCGTTGGAGAGTCTTTGGGCGTTCTATCTCGTTCAGCAGTTATCGTATTTCGCGCTGGCGAAATATTTCACC
This window contains:
- a CDS encoding Rieske 2Fe-2S domain-containing protein produces the protein MNASPDQFAGDSADVDFVHTGPGTLAGKYWRRSWHPVYGTDRLKPGRAVPIRFFSEDFTLYRGESGIPHVVDFRCAHRGTQLSVGWVEGEDIRCFYHGWKYDCSGQGAHQSLHHAEHSLYQGLAGGRPRRLARRVRLARAEIWARELRALAEGQPLKGWRLADYTRAQVGV
- a CDS encoding MFS transporter — encoded protein: MASASDHQPNVAPPSAEKKLAFAALRHKDFRSYFWTTALAMMADNIEHVISYWLLYQKFHSPTLAGFAVLSHWTPFLLFAVYFGAMADRYDCRKVIQVAQIMYMGVSALWAFLFWTDTIQVWHACVLLVIHGMAGVLWGPGSQLLIHDIVGREQLQSAIRLNSTSRQLGILFGPAVGGGMMLLFSPSVGLVVNTLIYLPLTLWLLRVPYTGHSREGAAPARRAMSWTDAFKVIREISDNRPVTTMVILGGCVSFFVGTAFQATMPEFAHDLGTEKADFAYSALLGANAAGAVVGGFLLEGRSWLPPSVKTAIISAILWCVTIAAFALSYNYYLSLGLLFLAGVLNLAFSSMAQTIVQLMSPPQLRGRLIGLYSMTSMGFKAFSGVTVGVVGGLIGVHWSLALSAMVLLAITVALFAFSIPGQPAEKVVQG
- a CDS encoding MFS transporter — encoded protein: MAAKPQPKTQEPAAAPAKPRAFAALHHADYRKYFFVLMLAQMGDNIEHVISYWLLYQKFHSPVLAGFAVISHWTPFLFFAVYFGALADRHDCRRVIQSAQAIYAVVSLLWAVFFLTDTIEVWHACVLLVVHGMAGVLGQPASQLIIHDIVGREHLQSAVRLNSTGRNIAILFGPGVGGTTMLLFGGPAGLFINALMYVPAIIYMMMIPYTGHGRDEAGSVRPGRAGLGGAIKLLRESASNPTILSMILLGGSTSLLVGNAFQAQMPDFAHDFGHDKHDWAYSILLGANAAGAAVGGLLLEGTGWLKANARNAAICSILWCVAIIGFAVSTVLSFAIALLFFAGFLNLAFLSMAQTLVQLQAPPNLRGRLIGLFNTSNNGLRAFSGVTVGVVGGLIGIHWSLALSSMVLLAVTIGLFAFVIPGRGAEKS
- a CDS encoding MFS transporter, with protein sequence MTKRLVSRLRQSPGAGETDAHSARGLQDSPIFVIPNKLCAIGEPLAGPSTNADNSRAASSRSPEPDKKVAFAALQHRDYRWFLGATMLAMMADNIEHVISYWVLFQKFQSPVLAGFAVISHWTPFLLLSVYFGALADRYDCRKLIQIAQVMYMVVSATWAILFLTDTIQVWHACVLLVIHGIAGVFWTPAEILLIHDIVGPKDLPSAVRLNATARQLGILFGPAVGGGLMLWFGAPTGLFVNVLIYVPFTIWLMLVPYTGHLRDGAPARRGMRWREAFMIMRDVMEHRSIATMIFLGGAASLFVGNAFQAAMPEFAHDLGTEKADFAYSALLAANAAGSVFGGFVLDGKQWIPPTVKAAIACAILWCVVMTGFAFSTSYPLSLILLFGAGALNLAFYSIAQTIVQLESPVALRGRLIGLFSMSAFGLRAFSGVTVGVIGGLIGIHWSLALSSLILLAVTIALFAFAHQSRAVTEAS
- a CDS encoding VOC family protein, producing the protein MGQLKIEGVTHWSIPVNNLEESEKFYGDLLGLKHLGRLGDSGMSCFNVGDHNILLCTRAPKVDRNFVEERNVHHSFTVGPETLETACKVFKAQKVKIEELYYRKGGYFPGRELYFFDPSGNRLELRDPTWKAGMPEPSFEEVAGK
- a CDS encoding dihydrodipicolinate synthase family protein, giving the protein MAAIHDRFSGLYIPYVTPFHDDGSLDLASLERLTKYFAALPGVAGLVSCARIGESPVLSLAEKRQVYEICGKIARDAGKTHIATIAPQSTDETVGLMRDLESLAIDGVMIFPPLLFSWGKVDNNLKVRYFEDLASETKLPVVLFQIPVKSYYYDPETICRIARLENVVAFKEASFDIKLFTDTLKALEHDRAEMRVLTGNDRFVAESYQLGAHGALIGVANVATERWGAMDFAGRAGQHEEAARIQKELEAVKELVFSEPIVEAVARIKVVLQHEGLIKTAKVRRPQLGISEAEKKQLLASYEALKKNQFKAAKTERAA